The following proteins come from a genomic window of Dysidea avara chromosome 12, odDysAvar1.4, whole genome shotgun sequence:
- the LOC136240758 gene encoding uncharacterized protein, which produces MLETISESCDQTCDSNVLERVLCLLTQASAALKAVTQSLPENELCNFEVKEKFAPAQKNEIQLRLWKTSKDPERKPSNPPMKKPSNDDKLKIMSVISGSQQTASNSNQLYVDRETNICTVKDQQPQVIGKKRKRCGTCKGCTRVNCEKCVNCQDMPKYGGPGKKKRPCSERKCERLTQETDTLNTARKENIQPVDDTISRKLTDNFISGSNNGKNKQPKTQHGVAEELMLSCDAYLTRQSRKVIKIKRDGNCFYASLSFQLFGTQDEDFEVRHVVTSMVKKNQSIFRPYLIPRKDVDTIEKHCEQNWPSGAWATQVEVVAAATVFAVLIFFIEQSGNEHKWNAIYPLHNPTLKYPHIPEMEECTLLRPTHFELLYYTNSHYNAIVSVDTGRVCIYQPLLSGVSSELIEISD; this is translated from the exons ATGCTAGAAACCATAAGTGAATCATGTGATCAAACCTGTGATTCAAATGTCCTAGAACGTGTGTTGTGTTTACTGACGCAAGCATCTGCAGCTTTGAAGGCTGTTACCCAATCTTTACCAGAAAATGAATTGTGTAATTTTGAAGTTAAGGAGAAATTTGCACCGGCACAAAAGAATGAAATACAATTACGATTATGGAAAACATCAAAAGATCCTGAAAGAAAACCCTCTAACCCTCCAATGAA GAAGCCTAGTAACGATGACAAGTTGAAGATAATGTCAGTGATATCTGGATCTCAGCAGACAGCATCAAACAG CAATCAGCTTTACGTTGACAGAGAAACAAACATTTGTACAGTCAAAGACCAACAGCCACAAGTTATTG GAAAAAAGCGAAAGAGATGTGGCACTTGCAAAGGCTGTACTAGAGTAAATTGTGAGAAGTGCGTCAACTGTCAAGACATGCCAAAATATGGAGGGCCAGGAAAGAAGAAGAGGCCATGCAGTGAACGGAAATGTGAAAG ATTAACACAGGAAACTGATACACTGAACACTGCTAGAAAG GAAAATATTCAGCCTGTTGACGACACAATTTCAAGGAAATTAACTGACAATTTTATATCAG GTAGTAACAATGGAAAAAACAAACAGCCTAAGACACAACATGGT GTAGCTGAGGAGTTGATGTTATCATGTGATGCATATTTAACCAGACAAAGTCGTAAAGTAATAAAGATTAAACGGGACGGAAACTGTTTCTATGCATCACTTTCCTTTCAACTATTCGGTACACAAGATGAAGACTTTGAAGTTCGACATGTGGTAACCAGTATGGTTAAAAAAAACCAAAGTATTTTCAGACCTTATTTAATTCCAAGGAAAGATGTGGATACGATTGAAAAACATTGTGAGCAAAACTGGCCGTCAGGTGCATGGGCCACTCAGGTGGAAGTAGTAGCTGCAGCAACAGTTTTTGCAGTACTGATATTTttcatagagcagtcaggaaatgagCACAAGTGGAATGCTATATACCCACTGCACAACCCCACACTCAAGTATCCTCACATTCCTGAGATGGAAGAATGTACTTTGTTGAGGCCAACACATTTTGAGTTGTTATACTACACAAATTCTCATTACAATGCAATAGTATCTGTGGATACAGGAAGGGTGTGCATTTACCAGCCTTTATTATCAGGAGTATCCAGTGAACTGATCGAGATATCTGACTAg
- the LOC136240757 gene encoding uncharacterized protein, with amino-acid sequence MASREIVFDSDPDTDCKRNGYSHVDHEKLQVFKCPENECCKSYNRKDNLLQHLKRDHQIPATKSGRFKCHIHDCQQCYFHRTELIKHLQTEHSIHIAQETKEFNSWTEFESWKDQEEESLHCYFVQPTGEKQRTNEEKRIVVYTCCRDGGYRGCTKQRKTDKQRSSKESRKLTPEKFCLASITATENLVSGKVTVCYTATHTNHQLNLKECKHLPLPKAVIERVKTMLANGVEMETIMDGCPVAWLISNREDEATLTMFFKVVHERCPKAKITNLMTDDDLAGVNGCSTVYPGVRHLLCKWHIDRAWQRKLKALVKDSEQKANLYACLWILMNEEDSDTFKDKEETFTTYWSTRQPKFIEYYNNEYRSRAEKWAMCYRHFDHQSTDTNMLVESFHNKLKMNPRYLAHQVNKRIDDLVGTLLQIEDLFFDRMRKEVMRDSSEASLKQEGTDRHTRGMEIPDESIQMVSEDIFKVVSTSGEKEYTIHVYAEQCALGSKCVPHCIAPECFHLCRCIMECSCIDYKCGHICKHTHKVRALVVNTQVEDLKPINHQSIIEDEPTETTETSTVYMCTPSQDK; translated from the exons ATGGCTTCCAGGGAAATCGTGTTTGACAGTGACCCTGACACGGATTGTAAAAGAAACGGTTACTCTCATGTTGATCATGAAAAG CTGCAGGTGTTCAAATGCCCTGAGAATGAGTGCTGCAAGTCCTACAACAGAAAGGACAATTTACTTCAACACTTGAAACGAGACCACCAGATCCCAGCTACAAAAAGTGGACGGTTTAAGTGTCACATCCATGATTGCCAACAGTGTTACTTCCATCGTACTGAACTGATAAAACACTTACAAACTGAACACAGCATTCATATAG CACAAGAAACGAAAGAATTCAACAGCTGGACTGAGTTTGAATCATGGAAAGATCAAGAAGAAGAAAGCTTGCATTGCTACTTTGTACAACCTACAGGAGAGAAGCAACGTACTAATG AGGAAAAGCGTATAGTAGTTTATACGTGCTGTCGGGATGGTGGGTACAGAGGCTGTACTAAGCAACGCAAGACTGATAAACAGAGGTCTTCCAAAGAATCTCGCAAACTCACACCAGAGAAGTTTTGTTTGGCATCAATCACGGCAACTGAGAATTTGGTATCAGGGAAAGTCACAGTTTGTTACACGGCAACACACACTAATCACCAACTGAATTTGAAAGAATGTAAACATCTGCCATTGCCCAAGGCCGTCATAGAAAGGGTGAAGACCATGTTAGCAAATGGCGTGGAAATGGAAACAATAATGGATG GATGTCCTGTGGCTTGGTTGATCTCTAATAGAGAAGATGAAGCTACACTAACTATGTTTTTCAAAGTAGTTCATGAACGATGTCCTAAAGCAAAGATTACTAATTTGATGACAGATGACG ATTTGGCTGGAGTCAATggatgtagtactgtatatccaGGAGTAAGACATTTGCTTTGTAAATGGCATATTGATAG AGCATGGCAGAGAAAACTGAAAGCCCTAGTGAAGGATTCAGAACAGAAGGCAAACCTATATGCATGTTTATGGATACTAATGAACGAAGAGGACAGCGACACATTTAAAGATAAGGAGGAAACTTTCACAACTTATTGGTCTACCAGACAGCCGAAGTTTATAGAGTATTACAACAATGAGTATAGATCCAGAGCAG AAAAGTGGGCCATGTGTTACCGTCACTTTGATCACCAGAGCACAGACACTAATATGCTTGTAGAAAG TTTTCATAACAAGCTAAAGATGAATCCAAGATATCTGgcacatcaagttaacaaaAGAATTGATGATCTGGTTGGAACACTCCTACAAATTGAAGATTTGTTTTTTGATCGCATGCGTAAGGAGGTCATGAGAGACAGCAGTGAGGCATCACTAAAACAAGAGGGTACTGACAGGCACACCCGTGGGATGGAAATTCCTGATGAGTCAATACAG ATGGTCAGTGAGGATATCTTTAAAGTTGTGTCTACAAGCGGAGAGAAGGAGTACACTATTCATGTTTATGCTGAGCAATGTGCACTAGGAAGCAAGTGTGTCCCTCACTGCATAGCCCCCGAGTGTTTCCATTTATGTCGGTGTATCATGGAGTGTTCGTGCATTGACTACAAATGTGGACACATATGCAAGCATACCCATAAG GTTAGAGCATTGGTAGTGAACACACAGGTGGAAGACTTAAAACCAATCAATCATCAGTCCATTATAGAGGATGAACCTACTGAGACAACAGAGACGTctactgtatacatgtgtaCCCCATCACAAGACAAGTGA